The Lolium rigidum isolate FL_2022 chromosome 2, APGP_CSIRO_Lrig_0.1, whole genome shotgun sequence genomic interval AATTATAATATTATATAAGGAATTATGAAAAAGCTTCATGTACTCAgttagggtgtcaaggtgggatcccggtgggatgtcattttgtactatgtagttcaaattttgatgtcaaaatttatactgaaaaagtcaaattatactacaagtgggacaaaagtgggatcccacttaacACCCTTATACTCAGTTACACGCAACAACTAGATATGACTGCCTGAATTTGTACTTAAATATCACATTTTACGCATGGAACGGATGTCTGACTGATGACACCACACTATCGTAGGTTAAAGAAAAGTTTTCTTATTTCCACTTTGTGATTACAAAATCAATTTGATATTATTCTCATTTCTTAGTGGTGGTCTGCTGGTAGGAAGGTGTGACATGCTTTGTCAAGTGTCAGTCAGTGGATGGCATTTACCAGTTCTTCCTCAGCTTTTTTTTGAACTAGTCCAAGAGCTTAGTTACTAGGGTTTCAGTCTTTCAGGTGATAAGGACACTGCCAATTTTATTAAAAGTGTGCATAAATAGTCTCACAAATGTATGCGACGACAAAAGTTTCAGATATAGTTTGAAGCCCATTAACATATTCGCACACGCCAGTACTTTTGGTGTTCCTGCAATACGTAATGCCACTAGTAAATTGTGCATATCGGAATTTTCTTGCTTAATATAAATATTTCAGTCATATTCCTATGCATGAAGATGGTACTATTTAGTTTGGGAAGCGGGAAGGAAATTATTATATAATTGCAAAGGCTTATCTTACAGATACTTGACCTTTTGTTTATATATTTTGACAGTTGACTACTCTATCTGAAGGCGACAGGGAAGCCTTGGGATATATTCTTAAAGCATCAATAGTTATCGATGACATATTTTATGAGCAGGTTAATTCTTTCCTAAAATATTGTTCCAGATTTAGCTCTATTTCTTGCTGGTTCGTTGTGACAAAATAGCTAGTAATGGTAGTTTATCTTAAGATGCTCATCATTTTTGCACTGTATAGTTCTTAGATAAACTTGTTGTAGCTAATTTCTTCAACAACCTCTTACTTTTTTTCTTTGTTCACAAGTAGGTATGGAATAGCAACCGGATGCTAAGAGATTGGCTGAAAGCACGTTCTGACTCCTCCTCTTTTGATAACTTGAAGTGGGCATATTATTCTATTAATAAAAGTCCATGGTAATGTCTTGTTCTTCAATCAATCTTCTCTTGATTGATTGGAATATCTTAACATGTTTTCATGGAAAGTTTCTTCAGTTGTGTTGACTATTAAGTTTTCTTTTGTTATTTATTATCTTCATGCTGCTTAGTGGTATGCCATCTTGATTTAGAGTTAAGACTTGTGACTTATTATGTCCATGGTGTGTACATGCCTTCGTGTTTGTTCATCGACGATCTATTAGAGCGtgtaaaattttattttctcCATGCTGCCATCATCAACTATTTGTGCTTATCTTCACTTTTCTCATTCCTACCTAATAGATCTGTATAATCACATATTTTCTTGTTATAAATTAGACTGAGATAGGCACATAGCTAGAATTCGGGATATACACTGTGACAGCAAAAGGAGGGATACTGTGTTTATCTGTTGTCAATTACCATTGAATGCTTGTTAGTACCAGTGccattacctttctgagaggttgGCATGTTGGGATTAAAGCATGTTACTGTATTTCTCCTAAGAGATGAATTTTCTAAGTCTTTGTGATGTCGAAACGCACAACTGCAATTTCAAGTAGATAGCAGATTTGTGCAAATGTAACAGTGTTAGAAAATGGCAGCGTATGTGCACATGCGATTTGCCTGAGTTATGATTCTATTGGTTGTGGATATAAATGAGAAAGTGCATCCAAAAGTACGTAAGTGCTCATGGTTGTTTGTATCCTCTTATTAAACAAACATATGATTTCATGCACTGGTTGATCCATAATTAGTATGTTTATTTGAAACATATACTTTTTAAATTGGATTTATGTATAAATATTTTGTATTTCTTAGCGTGTTGATAGTTCTTATCATTTTTTTTCCATGACAGGTCCGGCCTTGATGAAAATAAGCCTTTTCTATCCACCGCAGATTCGGCTGTGAATTTGCTCACAGATGCCACCAAGCCAATTTCAGGATGGAAGGGGGTTGAGTATCGTGCAGCATTTCCTCAAGATAAGCCTGGTGGTGCGAACTTCTACCCTCCTGATATGAACAAAATGGTAGAAATCGCATTTAGTCACTTCTTGACTTCACAGTTCTTAAAATATCCAGTGGATTATTTTTCATGTGTATACTGCAAACTTCAGTGTACTTTCTGCTTATGCTATCTGTACATTTGATGTGTGCTTAATTCTGTGCTAACTCTTTGACCAATCCGCACATTTTTTGTATGGCTGTAGGAGTTTGAACTATGGAAAAGTGGACTACCTGACCAGGAACAAAAAGACGCGACTGGATTCTTTACTGTTATTAAACGACCTGACGCTTTATTGCCATCAGCGCTATCATCGTCAGAAGGATCAGATCAAACAAATAATTCAGATGATCTTTATATTGTTCCATACTCCAAGGAGTATAAATCATCCCTTGAGAAAGCTGCTGAACTTCTTTGTAAAGCATCAGAGTGTTCTGACTCTCCAAGGTAAGCTAGTAAATCTAACATCTCTTAGTTCTTAAAGCTTTAGTTTGTTTGTGTGGACTTATTTGTGTTATCTTGTTGTAGCCTGAAGAATTTGCTTAGAACCAAGGCAAATGCTTTCCTTTCAAACGATTACTATGAATCTGACATAGCTTGGATGGAATTGGTTGGTATTCTAGTTCTCAGTTTTGTTAGTTCATTCATTTCCCTTTTAGTGAATACAGCATTTAACTTTGTTGGAGGAAAATAGGTTCCACTTATTATTTCTAGCATAACGATTTGGTTTATAATTTTATTTATATCAATATTAGCTGATATCACCTCTATATTTGGCATTCCTGTAATGTTGCCAGGACTCCAACATAGACATTACCATTGGCCCATATGAAACATACGAAGATGGCCTTTTTAGTTATAAGGTATTTTCTCCAGGACCCTTCCCCCACCTGTTTTTGGCATCTTTTTGGTCTGGTCTAGCATTGAAGGAGCACTAAACACCAGATGTAATATTGAAGTTTTTGTTTCTGAAATGGATACTCTTCAAGTTTGTTTTTACTGGCGGTAAATACTAATAACTTCACTATTTCAAAGGCAACCTTTGAAGCATTTATTGGGATACGAGACGACATTGCAACTTCTCAACTGAAACTCTTTGGTGATCAACTCGAGGTAATTCTGATTGATTTTTGTAAGTACAATATTAAGTTTTTATTTACATCAAATTCTATCTAAGTTTAGGATttggagaaaaatcttccaatggaCAATATTTACAAATCAGACAACGTATCTGCTGCTCCAATTCGCGTGATGAATCTTCTCTACAACTCCGGGGTATGTTTCTGATTTGATGCTGCTTTTGACATTCTCTTGGTTCTTGCTACCTAGAGAGCCTAGTTCAATcactaattttttttaaatcatgGCTGTCCTAGTTTCATGTTGCAATTATGTTTGGATGAAATTATTAGTACAGAAAGGTTTTGTAGATTTGTAGACAAAGAAAAATAATATGTTCTCTTCCCATTCTGCTTGATTGATGAAAAGCTGATGAACCTTAAATCCTTCAATCCCTGATAGAAGTAAGCAATTCCACTTAAGCGGCGAAACACTAGGATTTCATGAAAGGagtattttcttttctttgtagTCTCAATGGCCTGGTTGTTTAATGCCGGAGATGTGTGTAATCGTGCCCAAATTAATTACTGTGTCAACAACCATTGGCTAGCCCATTCTTGGGAGATCTTTAGTAATTCCATCCCCTTTTCTGGAGAGACTTGGTAGGCTGAGAGTCAGGAACTGTCGATCTACTGCATTTGATATGATATGTCATTTTCGTATCCTTGGCAGCTTCATGATGAACTAAACGAGGACTGCTCTTGCAGGATGTGAAAGGTCCTCAAACTATCGCCTTCAATTTGCCAAATGATGAGCGGATTGTGAATGAGCGTGGAACTTCAATGGTTATGCTTAAGAACATTTCAGAAGCCAAGTATGCCTTTTAATTGAGTTTTGTTTACAGATTTTAGAGCCCGTTTGGTTCAAAGCTTTCCTCGGCTGACAATTTATGTACTTATCAGTTTATAGTGGCAACTGCCAAGGGAAGTAAGGGAGTTCATTCCATTATTGACAATTCAAGTTTCTTTATTATTCAGGTTTAAGCTTATCGTGAAGCCTATAGCCGATGCCTGCATCAGAGAGGAACAGAAGGATTATGTTGATTTTGAGCCTTATTATACACATATAGTTTGCCATGAGTGCTGCCATGGAATTGGACCTCATTCCATAATCCTTCCAAGTGGTAAAAAGTCTACAGTTAGATTGGTATGTAtacaaaaaaacaataaaatcaaGAAATGCTTGCATGAGATTCAGTGCTATAGCAGAAAAGGAATACAATGATATCTGGGGTCACTAATTAACTCTCGTTGCCTTGATGAATGTACAGGAACTTCAGGAGTTTCATTCAGCATTGGAGGAGGCAAAAGCTGATATAGTTGGTCTGTGGGCActgaattttcttattattaaggTCAGTTACTTCACCAATTATGAGAGTATCATGGTACTTGTGTTATCCCAGAGTTCTGGGGCCCAAACGTAGACATTCAAATAATTTTCATACAATAATTTCTACCGCTTGAAATGGATCACATAATACCTCATTTGCTTCTGTTCTATCAGGGGTTACTTCCTAAGAGCCTATCCAAATCCATGTATGTCTCTTTTCTGGCTGGATGCTTCCGGTCAATTCGCTTCGGACTGGAAGAAGCCCATGGGTAAGTATATCTTCCCTGCTAGCAAACTACCGAGAAACTCAGCATGAATACTTCACATGGTTTGTTGAGCCCTGATGGTAGTTTAAATATTATTATGTGAATGTAGGAAGGGACAGGCGTTACAATTTAACTGGATGTATGAGAAAGGAGCTTTTATCTTGCATCCTGATGGGAAATTCTCGGTTGATTTTACAAAGGTAATTTTGTTAAAACGACTAATTCCATTGTTATCTGATTTCACGAAAATGTAGTATAATTTAACTTATAGTTCCTTTGTTATTACTGCTCATTTTTATCTGCGTTTGTGGAAGGTTGAGGATGCTGTTGAGAGCCTCAGCAGAGAGATCCTGACAATACAGGCAAAGGGTGACAAGCCTGCTGCCCAGGCTCTCCTTCAGTCCCGTGCAACTATGACGCAGCCCTTGCGTGTGGCATTGGAGAAAATTGAACACATGCAGGTACTAATCAAGTTTTACCATGTCTCTAAGCAAATTCTAGTGCTCAATTATCTCTCCATTACTTCTCGCTGGATGTCTGACTGGAAGTTTTTCTTCATATGTTAAGTAACATGGACTTATTACCTTGTGTATGTTCATTTCCAGGTGCCTGTTGATATTGCCCCTATATTTGGCACGGCCAATAAGTTGCTTGCAAACATTTAATCACCAGAGGACATCAATCCAGCAAGTTTTCTGCCTCCCAGTGTAATCCGAAAAAACAAATTGTTGAAACAGGATAAAGCTCCACGCTGGGCGACGCGAAAGAAAAGTAGAGGAATAATGAATGACTTCAAATGATCACTGTTAGCGTCACTGTCTGTGTGCTGTGTTTTTAGAGAGGCGTTCACTGTAATCTTTGAACATACGTAGTATTTCCTAGGGAAATAAGAATAGAGAATTGTGTCAGACTGCTGCTGAACCTCTGTTATTTGCCACGCTAAAGGTCATCTTGTGCTTATGTGGCTCTACACATTCTTGTTCTTTTCAGTGAATATACTCTCCTTCCCAAAATAGGATGCATGTGATTTTTGCTCAAAGTCAAACTTcttaaagtttgaccaactatatagaaaaagatgTCAACATTTGCAATCTCAAACCAATGTTGTTAGAACAATCATGAAATATACTTTCATATTGTGTGcatttggtattgtagatgtttatgttttttctatatagttagtcAAACTTCACCAAAAACTATATACATCCTATTTTGGGATGGACGgagtatatgttgcaaatatgtaccCCTTTGCAGTTCCATGTTACAACAGTTTGGAGGTGTGTCAGAGACAAGCCTGCAACTGCCAAGATCCTAAACAGTTTTGAGTTCTGACATGCATTTGGGAGTCATATTCTAACCTTTTTCCTGGGAGGACCCTATTCAAACTTTTAACAATTACTTGATGAGAACTTTTTTGGCCTACAGCTGCTGAACTCGTGAAACGGGGAGCTGACGACTGTATATATAAATGTTGTGCAAAACACTGGAGCTAAATGCATAACATTGACATGAACACCGAACTTTCTCCACGTTGGACTGGAACTTACTCATGCGAGTCTGCAAAAGGTTGAAGAAGCAATCCTGTTTGAAGGTAGTAGCATCCGCAAGGCGCTGCTTTGGGCCATgccattttatttatttcttcTTCATTCCTTTTtgctctctttttttttacttatCCATTTTCTGCACttcataaaaacaaaaacaaaattggaGAGATTTGATGATGCCATGCGTTTTTCTGGCAATCTGATCCCTAATTTTGACATCGACACCGTTCTGTCGTCATACCATACCATACCATACCAGAGACTCGTCTTAGAGAACAGCtagtttgaagaagaaaaagaTATGGAGTACGCAAATTCTGAACCAGGCCAAAGGACATCATTATCTTGATTACTGGCCCATACAAGAGACCAAGAAAGCCAAAGAGTTTATCAGATACACTCCACATTACCACACACGCCACTTATCCAAAAACTCGTCACACATAACGTAGAGGCTCATGTGGCAATCTGCTGAAGAAGCAAACAAATGTACATCAGAGAGATTTTATGTCGCTCTAGACAACTAGACAAATGCCGTGCAGAACAGTGGAGCTAAAGGCAGAGCAAGAGTAACATCCAAAACCAAGAATAAACACTGTATCTTCTTCTCAGAGAAGCCTGGAACTCCCAAGATCTTAAATAGTTTTGAATTCTGATATGCATTTGGGAGCCATATTCTAATCTTTTCTGAGAGCACCCTGTTCAAACATTTAAAAATTACTTGATGAAAAAATAACTTCTTTTGGCCTACAGCTGCTGAACTGGTGAACCGGGGAGCTGATTAAAAAGATAAATGATGTGCAATACACTGGAGCTAAATACAGAGCACGGACATGAGCaccaaactttctccaccttggatTGGAGAAAAACAGAGTACAAGCAGATGaaccttcttttgttttcttCAGAAGTGAGTACTACAGTTACACTACTTTGAAGATAAAAGAGTGCAAGCAGAGGAACCTTCTTTtccttatttttcttttcttttcttcagaAGTGAGTACAGCTACACTACTTGTGCTTGTACTCTAGTCTTACAGAGAACAGCCAGTTTGAAGAAAAAAGATGTGCAAATTCTGAACCATGCCAAAGGACACCATTATCTTGACTCCAGGCCCTTTGATAAAGCATAAAAGAGACTAAGAAAACCACAGAGTTTATCAGATGCACTCCACATTACAACACACACTGCTTATCAACAAACTCGTCACACATAACGTAAAGGGTTCATGTGGCGATCTGCTGGAGAAGAGAACAAATGTACATCGGAGAGACTTTGTGTCACAGAACACTGGAGCTAAATGCAGAGGCAGGAGCAACATCCGAAACCAAGAAATCAACACTGCACTGCCTCTTCTTCTCAGAGACACCCGAAAACACTTCACAGGCCCATCGTACAAAAATGTGAAAGCTCACTCCACTCCGCTGAAAACTCTCACAAAATGGAAGGACAGACTTCCAAGGTAGAAACTGTTGGTTGCTGGACCCAGAGATCTCAGTCAACGATGGCGGAGAAGAGGATCTGGTTGGTGTCTTGGTCCTCCCCATCCGCATCCCCTGCGAAGAACGGCCAGTTGCGGCGAGTTCCCCGTCAGAAATCCACTCACAGTAAGGTAAGGAACAAGGTGAAAGGCGAGGTGGGGGAGAAAAATTCTACTGTATGTACCTGCCATTGGCCTCAGCTGGTCAGTCCACTCGTCGATCACCTGCAGCGCATGCAAACAAGCGGGCGGCGTGCAAAATCGGTCAGATCTCGTGCGTGCGATTGCGGGTGTTATGGGGGTGGGGATGGTGCTGACCTGCTTGAGGTTGCCGTAGGCGGCCTCGTCGTGTTCGGTCATGAGGGGCAGCCCGGAGGAGGCGAGCAGCCGCTGCGTGGCGCTCCGCTGCGCCGCCAGGCTCGTCCGCATCCGGTCGATCAGCTCCTGCGCGCGCGCAGGCAAGAAGACAGCCCCCAACGGATCAGCGGGCCTGGAAGAAGAAGGCGGATTCGGGAGGGGATCTGGGCTGACTGACCTGCTTCTGGGCGAGGAGGTCGCGGCAGAGGTCCTTGAGCGCGGCCACCTCCTCTTGCACCCGCTTCACCCGCCCCACCAGCTTCGCCGGGTTCGCCTGGATGAGACCGTCGAGTCAGGAGGGAGCGGCTACGGaggagggagggggaggggagtTAAGAATTACTGACGTGGTCGGGGTAGGAGGCGCGGAACTCGAGGTCGAGGCGGCGCTGGACGTCGGAGAGGGCGTTGCTGGCGCCGACGAGCGTCAGGAACACGTCGTTCACCGCCGGGTGGTGGTGCCGCCCGCTCGGATCCGCGGCCATGATTTGTTTGGGTGGAAAGGGAAGGGAAGGGAGGCTGGGACTGGGAGGGAGCGATCTCTTCGTCCTGCCGGCGCCGTGCGATTTCGAATTGGGGATggaggtgaccgagcgggaaaagAAAAGTTCACCAATTGCAGCTCCAGTTCGTGtctattaagagcatctccactcaggcctaagagcatcttcaacaggcgGCGCGCTAAACCTCCGTTTCGGCATGCTGCAAACCGCTGGGCGCGTGATACCGAATTTTACCCCCGCTGggggctctattttgcagcgcgtgtTGGTGCGGGAAAAAAGCACCTCCGTCGgatgctctattttgcagcgcgtttCGACCTTTTTTTCAAAATTAATCAAACGAACAAtgaaaatttgatcgaaaatacgaatataatTAAAAGTTTAACGATACAGCGCGACATAGAGGACGAAAATGCAAATCTATCTACTCGTCCGAATCCCAGTCGTAGTCCGACGAGTGGGtgctcggagtcgtctccgacaccggcgtcgtcgtccactcgaaggaggaggaggaggaggaggaggacagaacaatggtggacggccctgcgccgttcttcttttcctcctccttcctcgccgccttcctcgcggCGGACTCGgtgcggcgcttctcgcggctcgccttcttcttcgctttgagcgccaccttctcctcctccttctgcgcgtagaaggcctccgtggcggcgacgtcttcggggaagcggcgcgcccactcgaggcgaaGCGCcttgtcgcgctcggcgatgaggaggcgctgctccaactcccgctgccggcgctgctgctcgcgcgtgatgaccggcggcggcggcgcgagcatctccccTTGCTCCCGCGTGAagacgtcgtggaagttcatcgtCCGTCGGGAGCGGCCGAGACGCCAGGCGACGACGTCGTACGcctgcgccgcctcgtgcgccatATCGTATGTGCCGAGGCAGATCCGctcgtcgccggagcggatctccgcgtcgaaccggccgctcggccgcgcccgaacaccgtggtagccggaggcggggcggcggcgcggaggcatcgtcggcggcgcggaggcggagcgtcggcgggagagagggagaggtggcgaGAGAGGTGAAGCGTCagcgcggaggcggagcggcgggagagagggagaggtgggGGAGAGAGCGGAGCGGCGCGGAGACGCGTGGAAACTTTAGTCAGTTGGCGCGTTCGCGCGTGTCGCGTTTATAGCGCGCGTGGCAGCGGACGCGTCAATtctcccgcgcgggatagcgcaaaCGCGGACGCGCGGCAAAGATTTTAGCgcgcgcccttttttcccgcgtcCGCTGGAGCTCCGTAGTTTTTTTGCCGCGCGGCTgttttagcgcgcctgttggagatgctctaatgcaccCCCTAAAGGTACTGTCTTACATCATCCCGTCAGGCCGAAAAATGCGTCGGGTCCACGCTCCAGCGGAGCGATGCAAAGTAACCGAGttgtccgcagcgacgcaaatcTGGccaaaatatgcgcctcggatgcgtctctgcggacgcagcGCTGACGcataaagtgtccgctcgcgtctggcgggtcGCCTCAGCGACCCTGTCTTAATGGGTCATCTCAGgtgcgccagcgactggcgccgctgcgtcgcttcagcAGTCtgcaccacgttaatggcgatgtctCGCCTGCCGAGCAGCCGCCGCCCACCTTCGCCAACGtagtaatggcgacgccacgcgtcccgtggccgtcgcctgcctccggcctatataaagagggcgcgcgctcttcttcctcatttactcctccacacaaaccctagccgccacaagctccaccgcagagccgcctagctcttcctgcgacgcagccagacccgcgaggaagtccatggcgggtcctggtggccgaaGAGACGATCGAGGCCGCGGGCCTGGGCGCCCCcgaggcaggggccgccgtggtggagcagctacggccccacggtcgTTGTCGCCTGCATCTTCCTCAtcttcgcaggaggagcgctgcttcgagttcctcctccgcatcgacgatgacccactcggcatcaagcagctcccggacaagttcaccaagttcgtcgatggcgtcgagccagcTCAGTTCCAacaacgggaggccagctgcagttgccggtggcctgtcgaggtcttgttcgatggGCAAGGCAAGATGTACCTATACACGTGGTGGGACAAGTTccgcccgcgacctcgcgctcgagctcgGCTGTTAGATCACCTTCCTCTACAAGGGGGGCGGTgatatgatcgtcaaggtgttcgacggcgCAGCctaccgcaggcactaccacaccggcgagtccggctcggacaccgacagTTAAAActgttagagtgttctttctttgcagcgaatatggccaCGAGCCAATTGAAGTCAGTAGTGGCGGTTTCTGTAAGGTCTTCCTTGGTGGGAACAACAGGGTCATCAttgccagctggattttccagtttgggtgattgagtgtgcccgagaatgttctttcttggcagcgaacatacggaaccaacactactggctttcctcattttgcaatgtttcaatttgtgtcaaccatggttcaaactatgtattagtttgtgtaaaccatgttctaaattatgtattagtttgtgtaaaccatgtttccaattatatctattagtttgtgtaaaaccatgttcccaatatgtaatgtttgaaactatgtttaaatggagaaggaaaaaaacaagtagaaaaaaataaatgcgtcgccccgctggagccgcCCCCAGGCGCAAACAGACGCGcagacaaaaacggtcattttcgcgtccgcggggcgacgcaaacggacgcgcgtggAAAATTTGGGCGTTCGtcgccctgttggagatgcccttacacctTTAACTAGATTCGGGTGATCCAAAATAGGTTCGAATGAGGAGACAGATAGCCTCCTCTTCACGAAGCGGGATCTTAAATCTTAAAAGCATGATTTTTGAAGAGATCAAGAGATACTGTCATATTTGTGGGGTTCCTTCTCTCTATTCTAACTAAAGTTGTACCTTCCACTAAAGAGATGAAATTCATCACGTTGCTTCTAACAACTTTTCTTACGTGGAGTAGCCAtttgtgtatgccaccattgctcatgctCTCAGTCCTTCCCAAAGTCGTTTGGGGCGCAGGTAGAACGTTAGACACGGCTAGTggagtgatacgttgcaaacgtatctataatttttgatgctccatgcttgttttataccaaattatatatgttttgctcacacttttgcaattttttacattttccggcactaacctattaacaagatgccatagtgtcagttccctgttttctgctattttgtatttcagaaaagttacaggaaatattctcggaattggacgaaacaaaagccgaagttaatattttaccgtaacgaagacatagtgcagaggggggtcgaagaggcgccacagggcggccagaccaccccatggcgcggccaagggtgggctcgcaccaaggggtggtgtgggcccccaggtggccaccgacctcgtccttccgtctatttattcacgatctcaggaAAAATCTAaacacccaagcctccatccacgaaaagttccgtcgcggccgccatcgcaaaccctaactcgggagggttctgaagctcctcCCAGCATCCTgtcggagggggggggggggatcatcgccgaaggcctctacatcgccatgcccgcctccgaagtgatgcgtgagtagttcatccctggactatgggtccatagcagtagctagatggttgtcttctccaatttgtgcctaatGTTTAGATCTtgggagctgcctaacatgatcaagatcatccttatgtaatgctacatgttgtgtttgctgggatccaatgaatattgaatactatgttgagatcgattatatatttgtcatatgttatttgtgatcttgcatgctcttcgttgttagtagttgctctggccaagtaaatgcttgtgactccaagagggagtatttatgctccatagtaggttcatgcctctagttttttggaagagtgacaataaattctaagattgtagatgtgttgttactactatggagaaaacaacaatgttttatccaagggtaattctattattgtttactttacacacatttcttaatgcgataatctgttgcttgcaacttaatactggaaggggttcagacgataacaggAAGGtggattagtcatagatgcagttggatttatgttgtaatacccaaaagaatctcatagtaatcacattgtcatgtatggtcttattttgtcaatttcccagctgtaatttgttcacccagcatgttatttatctttatggagagacacctctagtgaagtgtggatcccggtcctttcttttaaactgataaattcatctactgcaa includes:
- the LOC124693366 gene encoding nudix hydrolase 3, whose amino-acid sequence is MAAAPEERLDVLTAAGEKTGVSKPRSEVHRDGDYHRAVHVWIYSESTGELLLQRRADCKDSWPGKWDISSAGHVSAGDSSLSSARRELHEELGIKLPVDAFELLFVFLEKCVTNNGTFFNNEYSDVYLVTTLSPIPLEAFTLQESEVSAVKYMHCDEYKNYLATENAEYVPYDLKGQYGQLFSIIEKRYKDNTESRSLTLQKQISRYAPIHLEPELTTLSEGDREALGYILKASIVIDDIFYEQVWNSNRMLRDWLKARSDSSSFDNLKWAYYSINKSPWSGLDENKPFLSTADSAVNLLTDATKPISGWKGVEYRAAFPQDKPGGANFYPPDMNKMEFELWKSGLPDQEQKDATGFFTVIKRPDALLPSALSSSEGSDQTNNSDDLYIVPYSKEYKSSLEKAAELLCKASECSDSPSLKNLLRTKANAFLSNDYYESDIAWMELDSNIDITIGPYETYEDGLFSYKATFEAFIGIRDDIATSQLKLFGDQLEDLEKNLPMDNIYKSDNVSAAPIRVMNLLYNSGDVKGPQTIAFNLPNDERIVNERGTSMVMLKNISEAKFKLIVKPIADACIREEQKDYVDFEPYYTHIVCHECCHGIGPHSIILPSGKKSTVRLELQEFHSALEEAKADIVGLWALNFLIIKGLLPKSLSKSMYVSFLAGCFRSIRFGLEEAHGKGQALQFNWMYEKGAFILHPDGKFSVDFTKVEDAVESLSREILTIQAKGDKPAAQALLQSRATMTQPLRVALEKIEHMQVPVDIAPIFGTANKLLANI
- the LOC124690865 gene encoding uncharacterized protein LOC124690865, which gives rise to MAADPSGRHHHPAVNDVFLTLVGASNALSDVQRRLDLEFRASYPDHANPAKLVGRVKRVQEEVAALKDLCRDLLAQKQELIDRMRTSLAAQRSATQRLLASSGLPLMTEHDEAAYGNLKQVIDEWTDQLRPMAGDADGEDQDTNQILFSAIVD